One Drosophila virilis strain 15010-1051.87 chromosome 5, Dvir_AGI_RSII-ME, whole genome shotgun sequence DNA window includes the following coding sequences:
- the Rcd1 gene encoding KAT8 regulatory NSL complex subunit 3 isoform X3, with translation MLPIKQTKNSKNEIMVVEKKPKMQSANTNTSIITYSPSKFIARAGNPYTKIQTHTHTHTHIARASAPAAAVAATTTATAKIPTAGAANTSYYVVKAGQLGSAASILSSPPKTAAAAAAAAAAAAASAPISTESSSTISAPSETAPMEHTYMRDAPRPDNTINNGLAPARTILVRHAPQCPTCHTYPAHEESGDAQQSAHIPPYDEIAAKELMNECARIAKYVRNSNSDEQDWQARINRVGWTHMQETLFDKVATILDQDQLARLANDKRQNEAVHRRVAVDKSSSRMRRALASIAWEPRTTQWLHALLMEQLPPSYMASYLDIIQTLKSKLPTLIDKMLFSRPLNTSQELLAPVMKKRWQPEILAKSRHLAHNAIMVAVPNLPTSGPVPERMQSWYQSLASITQIVQITLPNTNDRIGRQNLDQVAETIVSLTRVRIHELRTENPNRGIILIGFNAGSALALQVAMSESVACVICMGFAYNTLRGPRGAPDDRLLDIKAPILFVIGQNAARSSQEEMEGLRERMQSESSLVVVGSADDALRVPKSKRRIEGVTQAMVDSMVVDEVYEFVNKTLSNPPGPRMPTSLLGSNSYQRQPKQQQHILADGTINKMPLASARKRKAHDGQEEGGVQATKSKIVPHIGRPRTRPLPGGVPTAIKPNMAEKHSLSNEEMNMSIESILEETLEYDDNQPSMPVPAVVKPTPSVVKPPPTTVSLSAGTKIKMIPSSQFVQLKALPTQNKLVNYTISKNSNTSSSSPTAAGTTSIGSIVKTLPASSGQQIFTLKTPTGQTTQFVTAAPAGAASSTPATAQQKYTVVKNASGITMLQMTKNMPAASPSMDLSNIIDMPIVFADNEGNFAEQQQQQQQQQQQQQLQLQQVEPMKNAAGASPLIISQKILKEAPNTIKPNSIVTNSKGIVINKGIQQLFTTTPTTMGGGNKLVYLNRSTMKPVGTTTTARLPSGATALPIRIVSSPKPPTAGTPTTSSSLLLDAANVKTLNLQTIKTTAGTPVLNPVSSGALRLGNKTYPQFQVINSPVVNTSIAGDGKQPLRNIYFKSATGLKPVQMLANRSPAIPAIAPGGAAVRRVLNIGAMAKPTTVTVNAHAIKDSKIIKAASTPTPTSSTPTTTTTGTIGTLTQSKALEQ, from the exons ATGCTGCCAATAAAGCAAACGAAAAACagtaaaaatgaaattatggTGGTCGAAAAGAAACCAAAGATGCAGTCGGCCAACACAAACACCTCGATTATTACATATAGCCCGAGCAAATTTATTGCCAGGGCTGGCAACCCatacacaaaaatacaaacccacacacacacgcacacacatatagccAGAGCGTcggctccagcagcagcagtagcagcaacaacgacagcaacggCCAAAATACCCACAGCTGGAGCCGCAAACACCTCGTACTATGTGGTTAAGGCGGGCCAGCTGGGTAGCGCCGCGTCCATATTGAGCTCGCCACccaaaacagcagcagcggcggcggcggcagcagctgcggcagccgCATCTGCACCGATTTCAACAGAGAGT TCCAGCACAATTTCGGCACCTAGCGAAACAGCCCCCATGGAGCACACCTATATGCGCGATGCTCCGCGCCCGGACAACACCATAAACAATGGCCTGGCACCGGCGCGCACCATTCTGGTGCGCCACGCGCCTCAGTGCCCCACCTGCCACACGTATCCAGCTCATGAAGAGTCTGGTGACGCGCAGCAGTCGGCACATATTCCGCCATACGATGAGATTGCGGCAAAGGAGCTGATGAACGAGTGCGCACGCATTGCCAAATATGTGCGAAATAGCAATTCCGACGAGCAGGATTGGCAGGCACGCATTAACAG AGTTGGCTGGACACATATGCAGGAAACACTGTTTGATAAAGTTGCGACCATATTGGATCAGGATCAATTGGCGCGACTTGCCAATGATAAGCGCCAAAATGAGGCAGTGCATCGGCGTGTGGCCGTTGACAAATCCAGTTCACGCATGCGTCGCGCCTTGGCCAGCATTGCCTGGGAGCCACGCACCACGCAGTGGCTGCATGCACTGCTCATGGAACAGCTGCCACCTTCTTATATGGCTTCCTATCTAGACATTATACAAACTCTGAAAAGCAAGCTGCCCACACTCATTGATAAAATGCTCTTCAGTCGGCCGCTAAACACAAGCCAAGAGCTGCTTGCCCCAGTTATGAAAAAGCGTTGGCAACCGGAGATACTGGCCAAGTCGCGACATCTGGCACACAATGCCATAATGGTTGCGGTGCCTAATTTGCCCACCAGTGGCCCAGTGCCGGAACGCATGCAAAGTTGGTATCAATCCTTGGCCAGCATAACGCAAATTGTCCAAATCACGCTGCCCAATACGA ATGACCGTATTGGACGCCAGAATCTGGATCAAGTGGCCGAGACAATTGTCTCGCTGACACGTGTACGCATACACGAGCTACGCACAGAGAATCCCAATCGTGGAATCATTCTGATTGGCTTCAATGCCGGCTCAGCTCTGGCGCTTCAAGTTGCCATGTCGGAAAGCGTTGCTTGCGTCATTTGTATGGGCTTTGCGTACAATACGTTGCGCGGACCACGTGGTGCTCCGGATGATCGCTTGCTGGATATAAAGGCGCCCATTTTATTTGTCATCGGTCAGAATGCGGCACGCAGCAGCCAGGAGGAAATGGAGGGTCTGCGCGAGCGCATGCAATCCGAATCCTCGCTGGTCGTCGTGGGCAGTGCGGATGATGCGCTTCGTGTGCCTAAAAGCAAGCGACGCATTGAGGGTGTCACTCAAGCCATGGTGGATTCCATGGTAGTG GATGAGGTCTACGAGTTTGTTAACAAGACTCTGAGCAATCCGCCGGGTCCGCGCATGCCCACTTCACTGCTGGGCAGCAATTCGTATCAGCGACAGcccaagcaacagcagcatatCCTGGCTGATGGCACTATCAACAAGATGCCGCTCGCATCAGCGCGAAAGCGCAAAGCCCATGACGGGCAAGAGGAGGGCGGTGTGCAGGCCACCAAATCCAAAATCGTGCCGCACA TTGGGCGCCCACGCACGCGTCCACTGCCCGGTGGCGTGCCCACTGCGATCAAGCCAAACATGGCGGAGAAGCATTCGCTGAGCAACGAGGAGATGAACATGTCCATTGAGTCTATCTTGGAGGAAACACTTGAATATGATGATAACCAGCCGTCAATGCCTGTGCCAGCTGTTGTGAAGCCAACGCCAAGTGTGGTCAAGCCCCCACCGACCACCGTTTCGCTGTCAGCAGGCACCAAGATCAAGATGATACCCTCCAGTCAGTTTGTGCAGCTGAAGGCGCTACCCACGCAGAACAAGCTGGTCAACTACACCATtagcaagaacagcaacaccagcagcagcagccccacaGCGGCGGGCACTACAAGCATTGGCAGCATTGTGAAGACCTTGCCCGCCTCCAGTGGCCAGCAGATCTTTACGCTTAAAACTCCCACGGGCCAAACGACGCAGTTTGTGACCGCTGCTCCCGCCGGCGCCGCCAGCTCAACTCCAGCGACGGCCCAGCAAAAGTATACGGTGGTTAAGAATGCCAGCGGCATAACAATGTTGCAAATGACCAAAAATATGCCGGCGGCATCGCCAAGCATGGATCTATCCAATATCATAGACATGCCCATTGTTTTTGCGGACAACGAAGGCAACTTTgccgaacagcagcagcaacaacaacagcagcagcagcaacagcagctgcagctgcaacaagtGGAACCCATGAAAAATG CCGCTGGCGCCAGCCCATTAATTATTAGCCAGAAGATCCTAAAGGAGGCCCCCAATACCATCAAGCCCAACAGCATTGTCACCAATAGCAAGGGCATTGTGATTAACAAAGGCATCCAGCAGTTGTTTACCACAACACCAACCACCATGGGGGGTGGCAATAAGCTGGTCTACTTGAATCGCAGCACCATGAAGCCGGTGGGCACAACGACGACAGCGCGTCTGCCAAGCGGCGCCACAGCACTGCCTATACGCATTGTGAGTAGCCCCAAGCCGCCAACTGCTGGCACGCCCACAACGAGCAGCTCCTTGTTGTTGGATGCGGCGAATGTGAAGACGCTTAATCTGCAGACAATCAAGACAACTGCGGGCACACCCGTACTAAACCCTGTCTCGTCGGGCGCGCTGCGTCTGGGCAACAAGACCTATCCGCAGTTTCAGGTCATCAACAGTCCAGTTGTTAACACCAGCATAGCAGGCGATGGCAAGCAGCCGCTGcgcaatatttatttcaaatcaGCGACGGGCCTCAAGCCCGTGCAAATGTTGGCCAATCGGTCGCCGGCCATACCGGCCATAGCGCCGGGCGGCGCTGCAGTGCGTCGCGTGTTAAACATTGGCGCCATGGCCAAGCCAACCACTGTGACAGTTAACGCCCATGCGATCAAGGACTCGAAGATCATCAAAGCAgcgtcgacgccgacgccgacgagCTCGACGCccacaacgacgacgacaggCACCATAGGAACGCTCACGCAGAGCAAGGCGTTGGAACAGTAG
- the Rcd1 gene encoding KAT8 regulatory NSL complex subunit 3 isoform X2 → MLPIKQTKNSKNEIMVVEKKPKMQSANTNTSIITYSPSKFIARAGNPYTKIQTHTHTHTHIARASAPAAAVAATTTATAKIPTAGAANTSYYVVKAGQLGSAASILSSPPKTAAAAAAAAAAAAASAPISTESSSTISAPSETAPMEHTYMRDAPRPDNTINNGLAPARTILVRHAPQCPTCHTYPAHEESGDAQQSAHIPPYDEIAAKELMNECARIAKYVRNSNSDEQDWQARINRVGWTHMQETLFDKVATILDQDQLARLANDKRQNEAVHRRVAVDKSSSRMRRALASIAWEPRTTQWLHALLMEQLPPSYMASYLDIIQTLKSKLPTLIDKMLFSRPLNTSQELLAPVMKKRWQPEILAKSRHLAHNAIMVAVPNLPTSGPVPERMQSWYQSLASITQIVQITLPNTNDRIGRQNLDQVAETIVSLTRVRIHELRTENPNRGIILIGFNAGSALALQVAMSESVACVICMGFAYNTLRGPRGAPDDRLLDIKAPILFVIGQNAARSSQEEMEGLRERMQSESSLVVVGSADDALRVPKSKRRIEGVTQAMVDSMVVDEVYEFVNKTLSNPPGPRMPTSLLGSNSYQRQPKQQQHILADGTINKMPLASARKRKAHDGQEEGGVQATKSKIVPHITISTVGRPRTRPLPGGVPTAIKPNMAEKHSLSNEEMNMSIESILEETLEYDDNQPSMPVPAVVKPTPSVVKPPPTTVSLSAGTKIKMIPSSQFVQLKALPTQNKLVNYTISKNSNTSSSSPTAAGTTSIGSIVKTLPASSGQQIFTLKTPTGQTTQFVTAAPAGAASSTPATAQQKYTVVKNASGITMLQMTKNMPAASPSMDLSNIIDMPIVFADNEGNFAEQQQQQQQQQQQQQLQLQQVEPMKNAAGASPLIISQKILKEAPNTIKPNSIVTNSKGIVINKGIQQLFTTTPTTMGGGNKLVYLNRSTMKPVGTTTTARLPSGATALPIRIVSSPKPPTAGTPTTSSSLLLDAANVKTLNLQTIKTTAGTPVLNPVSSGALRLGNKTYPQFQVINSPVVNTSIAGDGKQPLRNIYFKSATGLKPVQMLANRSPAIPAIAPGGAAVRRVLNIGAMAKPTTVTVNAHAIKDSKIIKAASTPTPTSSTPTTTTTGTIGTLTQSKALEQ, encoded by the exons ATGCTGCCAATAAAGCAAACGAAAAACagtaaaaatgaaattatggTGGTCGAAAAGAAACCAAAGATGCAGTCGGCCAACACAAACACCTCGATTATTACATATAGCCCGAGCAAATTTATTGCCAGGGCTGGCAACCCatacacaaaaatacaaacccacacacacacgcacacacatatagccAGAGCGTcggctccagcagcagcagtagcagcaacaacgacagcaacggCCAAAATACCCACAGCTGGAGCCGCAAACACCTCGTACTATGTGGTTAAGGCGGGCCAGCTGGGTAGCGCCGCGTCCATATTGAGCTCGCCACccaaaacagcagcagcggcggcggcggcagcagctgcggcagccgCATCTGCACCGATTTCAACAGAGAGT TCCAGCACAATTTCGGCACCTAGCGAAACAGCCCCCATGGAGCACACCTATATGCGCGATGCTCCGCGCCCGGACAACACCATAAACAATGGCCTGGCACCGGCGCGCACCATTCTGGTGCGCCACGCGCCTCAGTGCCCCACCTGCCACACGTATCCAGCTCATGAAGAGTCTGGTGACGCGCAGCAGTCGGCACATATTCCGCCATACGATGAGATTGCGGCAAAGGAGCTGATGAACGAGTGCGCACGCATTGCCAAATATGTGCGAAATAGCAATTCCGACGAGCAGGATTGGCAGGCACGCATTAACAG AGTTGGCTGGACACATATGCAGGAAACACTGTTTGATAAAGTTGCGACCATATTGGATCAGGATCAATTGGCGCGACTTGCCAATGATAAGCGCCAAAATGAGGCAGTGCATCGGCGTGTGGCCGTTGACAAATCCAGTTCACGCATGCGTCGCGCCTTGGCCAGCATTGCCTGGGAGCCACGCACCACGCAGTGGCTGCATGCACTGCTCATGGAACAGCTGCCACCTTCTTATATGGCTTCCTATCTAGACATTATACAAACTCTGAAAAGCAAGCTGCCCACACTCATTGATAAAATGCTCTTCAGTCGGCCGCTAAACACAAGCCAAGAGCTGCTTGCCCCAGTTATGAAAAAGCGTTGGCAACCGGAGATACTGGCCAAGTCGCGACATCTGGCACACAATGCCATAATGGTTGCGGTGCCTAATTTGCCCACCAGTGGCCCAGTGCCGGAACGCATGCAAAGTTGGTATCAATCCTTGGCCAGCATAACGCAAATTGTCCAAATCACGCTGCCCAATACGA ATGACCGTATTGGACGCCAGAATCTGGATCAAGTGGCCGAGACAATTGTCTCGCTGACACGTGTACGCATACACGAGCTACGCACAGAGAATCCCAATCGTGGAATCATTCTGATTGGCTTCAATGCCGGCTCAGCTCTGGCGCTTCAAGTTGCCATGTCGGAAAGCGTTGCTTGCGTCATTTGTATGGGCTTTGCGTACAATACGTTGCGCGGACCACGTGGTGCTCCGGATGATCGCTTGCTGGATATAAAGGCGCCCATTTTATTTGTCATCGGTCAGAATGCGGCACGCAGCAGCCAGGAGGAAATGGAGGGTCTGCGCGAGCGCATGCAATCCGAATCCTCGCTGGTCGTCGTGGGCAGTGCGGATGATGCGCTTCGTGTGCCTAAAAGCAAGCGACGCATTGAGGGTGTCACTCAAGCCATGGTGGATTCCATGGTAGTG GATGAGGTCTACGAGTTTGTTAACAAGACTCTGAGCAATCCGCCGGGTCCGCGCATGCCCACTTCACTGCTGGGCAGCAATTCGTATCAGCGACAGcccaagcaacagcagcatatCCTGGCTGATGGCACTATCAACAAGATGCCGCTCGCATCAGCGCGAAAGCGCAAAGCCCATGACGGGCAAGAGGAGGGCGGTGTGCAGGCCACCAAATCCAAAATCGTGCCGCACA TAACCATTTCCACAGTTGGGCGCCCACGCACGCGTCCACTGCCCGGTGGCGTGCCCACTGCGATCAAGCCAAACATGGCGGAGAAGCATTCGCTGAGCAACGAGGAGATGAACATGTCCATTGAGTCTATCTTGGAGGAAACACTTGAATATGATGATAACCAGCCGTCAATGCCTGTGCCAGCTGTTGTGAAGCCAACGCCAAGTGTGGTCAAGCCCCCACCGACCACCGTTTCGCTGTCAGCAGGCACCAAGATCAAGATGATACCCTCCAGTCAGTTTGTGCAGCTGAAGGCGCTACCCACGCAGAACAAGCTGGTCAACTACACCATtagcaagaacagcaacaccagcagcagcagccccacaGCGGCGGGCACTACAAGCATTGGCAGCATTGTGAAGACCTTGCCCGCCTCCAGTGGCCAGCAGATCTTTACGCTTAAAACTCCCACGGGCCAAACGACGCAGTTTGTGACCGCTGCTCCCGCCGGCGCCGCCAGCTCAACTCCAGCGACGGCCCAGCAAAAGTATACGGTGGTTAAGAATGCCAGCGGCATAACAATGTTGCAAATGACCAAAAATATGCCGGCGGCATCGCCAAGCATGGATCTATCCAATATCATAGACATGCCCATTGTTTTTGCGGACAACGAAGGCAACTTTgccgaacagcagcagcaacaacaacagcagcagcagcaacagcagctgcagctgcaacaagtGGAACCCATGAAAAATG CCGCTGGCGCCAGCCCATTAATTATTAGCCAGAAGATCCTAAAGGAGGCCCCCAATACCATCAAGCCCAACAGCATTGTCACCAATAGCAAGGGCATTGTGATTAACAAAGGCATCCAGCAGTTGTTTACCACAACACCAACCACCATGGGGGGTGGCAATAAGCTGGTCTACTTGAATCGCAGCACCATGAAGCCGGTGGGCACAACGACGACAGCGCGTCTGCCAAGCGGCGCCACAGCACTGCCTATACGCATTGTGAGTAGCCCCAAGCCGCCAACTGCTGGCACGCCCACAACGAGCAGCTCCTTGTTGTTGGATGCGGCGAATGTGAAGACGCTTAATCTGCAGACAATCAAGACAACTGCGGGCACACCCGTACTAAACCCTGTCTCGTCGGGCGCGCTGCGTCTGGGCAACAAGACCTATCCGCAGTTTCAGGTCATCAACAGTCCAGTTGTTAACACCAGCATAGCAGGCGATGGCAAGCAGCCGCTGcgcaatatttatttcaaatcaGCGACGGGCCTCAAGCCCGTGCAAATGTTGGCCAATCGGTCGCCGGCCATACCGGCCATAGCGCCGGGCGGCGCTGCAGTGCGTCGCGTGTTAAACATTGGCGCCATGGCCAAGCCAACCACTGTGACAGTTAACGCCCATGCGATCAAGGACTCGAAGATCATCAAAGCAgcgtcgacgccgacgccgacgagCTCGACGCccacaacgacgacgacaggCACCATAGGAACGCTCACGCAGAGCAAGGCGTTGGAACAGTAG